One segment of Nostoc flagelliforme CCNUN1 DNA contains the following:
- a CDS encoding cell division protein FtsX, producing MFKSFTKLDYLLKETFLGLLRGGWMNWAAVSTVTVLLFLFGLSLQTSWQVEKLLYQFGSQLEVSVYLEPDTRAESIEPLIAKMPEVAAIQSITKEQAWTKLVKEMRISDIEGATQQLGENPLVDEMKVKARNSQVVPTLATQLAKLPGVETVQYMDEAVKRIAQLHQGLNWITLTITIILTLTAITVTTTTIRLIVMARRQEIEIMQLVGATSAWIYLPFILQGITFGLVGGAIAWSFISVIQQFLGKLLANQPEFIQAITNGVQLTPAQILLLPLILLSFGAAVGLMGSLFAVRRFAKG from the coding sequence GTGTTTAAATCTTTTACGAAACTTGACTACCTGCTAAAAGAAACTTTCCTCGGTTTACTGCGGGGAGGTTGGATGAATTGGGCAGCTGTAAGTACTGTAACAGTGTTACTGTTTTTATTCGGCTTGAGTTTGCAAACCTCTTGGCAAGTCGAAAAACTCCTCTACCAGTTTGGTAGCCAGCTAGAAGTATCAGTTTATCTCGAACCGGATACGCGGGCCGAAAGCATTGAGCCACTGATCGCAAAAATGCCAGAGGTAGCGGCGATACAAAGCATTACCAAAGAGCAAGCTTGGACTAAGTTAGTTAAGGAAATGAGAATTTCTGATATAGAGGGCGCTACGCAGCAGCTAGGTGAGAATCCTCTGGTTGATGAGATGAAGGTAAAAGCGCGTAATTCTCAAGTTGTACCAACTTTAGCAACGCAGTTGGCTAAATTGCCGGGAGTTGAGACGGTGCAGTATATGGATGAAGCAGTTAAACGCATTGCCCAATTGCATCAAGGTCTAAACTGGATTACTTTAACAATTACGATTATTCTGACTTTAACAGCGATCACAGTAACTACTACGACAATTCGGCTGATTGTCATGGCGCGACGCCAGGAAATTGAAATTATGCAACTAGTGGGAGCAACGTCTGCTTGGATTTACCTCCCATTTATTTTACAAGGGATTACCTTCGGTTTGGTTGGTGGTGCGATCGCTTGGAGTTTCATTTCTGTGATTCAACAGTTTCTCGGTAAGTTGCTAGCCAATCAACCTGAGTTTATTCAAGCTATCACCAACGGAGTGCAACTCACTCCAGCCCAAATTTTACTCTTGCCCCTGATTCTCTTAAGTTTCGGTGCAGCTGTAGGATTAATGGGAAGCTTATTCGCTGTCCGACGTTTTGCCAAAGGTTAA
- a CDS encoding DUF3598 family protein produces MKSQWECFLQNLGVWEGSFTNFSPEGTLLNDTPSHLSLEGLNNNQTVLLTLCRSGRDDLVKEYSSVGGGVLFFENGSFSEGLIQLGPFSEFGAELAFVHENRRLRLVQLFDKTGDLSRLVLIREHLGGTPATERPPLQINDLLGEWQGQAVTIYRDLRSPDIYSTTLKIQLDDTGRLIQTTSFGDRTITSTAIIKGSIVLFDQDPQKQVQVLLLPDGASATSPLKVQLRQPLFLEAGWLIQSNLRQRMIRSYNDKGEWVSLTLVTEEKV; encoded by the coding sequence ATGAAATCGCAATGGGAATGTTTTCTGCAAAATCTCGGTGTATGGGAAGGTTCATTTACCAACTTTTCTCCTGAAGGTACACTTCTGAACGATACTCCTAGCCATCTCTCTCTAGAAGGTTTAAACAATAACCAGACAGTGCTATTAACTTTGTGCCGTTCGGGGCGAGATGATTTAGTCAAAGAATATAGTTCAGTGGGAGGGGGTGTACTATTTTTTGAAAATGGTTCATTTTCTGAGGGTTTAATTCAGCTAGGGCCATTTTCAGAATTCGGTGCAGAACTTGCTTTTGTTCATGAAAATCGCCGCTTACGCCTGGTGCAACTGTTTGATAAGACTGGTGATCTAAGTAGACTAGTTCTAATTCGAGAACATCTAGGTGGAACCCCAGCAACAGAACGTCCACCTTTGCAGATAAATGATTTATTGGGAGAATGGCAAGGACAAGCAGTAACAATATATCGAGATTTGCGATCGCCTGATATTTACTCTACAACTTTGAAAATACAACTTGATGATACTGGGCGATTAATTCAAACTACCTCTTTTGGCGATCGTACAATTACCTCAACTGCTATCATCAAAGGTTCCATCGTTCTCTTTGACCAAGATCCCCAAAAGCAAGTACAAGTATTATTGTTACCTGATGGCGCTTCTGCAACTTCTCCTCTAAAGGTGCAATTACGTCAACCCTTATTTTTGGAAGCGGGTTGGTTAATCCAGTCAAATCTGCGCCAGAGGATGATTCGCAGCTATAACGATAAAGGTGAATGGGTTAGTCTGACATTAGTTACTGAAGAAAAAGTGTAA
- a CDS encoding type II toxin-antitoxin system HicA family toxin, whose translation MCKIVEQKGWVLRRITDSHHIYQNSELDKILSIPIHRNQDFKVRTSPVI comes from the coding sequence TTGTGTAAGATTGTAGAGCAAAAAGGTTGGGTTTTGCGAAGAATTACTGACAGTCATCATATCTATCAAAACTCTGAATTAGATAAAATTCTGTCAATTCCTATTCATCGCAATCAAGATTTTAAGGTTAGAACTAGCCCAGTTATCTGA
- a CDS encoding P-loop NTPase fold protein codes for MSNNNFWRTAYQLFKPEEPLATPESLKSFYVQRDNSPVDKLISLLEMEDDPAKFLLAGHRGGGKTTELRRLEQKLADKYAVVWIDTQTSLDRYNIGHAEVVVLIDLQIARQVIQSNWFFKKDKLLQALLESLKSVVYQEKGNQTESLGMPEFIEKAGIILKRGLTTEVTKTLNVRPLLSEIITIVNNIIEAAEKEQEQKLLIIVDGLDRHYQITALEMFSSSLLIELNCHIIYSIPISLRYSPSFRQPMETFQKCLDLNNPPVFDCDDNLRPTHNPNYKGREILINVINKRITSLGDSHKGLFNPDALELICKKSGGVMRDLVRLARTTCEIGLRNKLTLITLETAEEAVREVRKEYNLSDYHYPELDLIHRTGKLTTKAHSLPSKGEFIICDELLQNKLVLGYYNSMQESWFDINPILIEDLERWQTANNHI; via the coding sequence ATGAGCAATAACAATTTTTGGCGAACTGCTTACCAGTTATTTAAACCAGAGGAACCTTTAGCAACACCTGAAAGCTTAAAAAGTTTTTACGTCCAGAGAGATAATAGTCCTGTGGATAAGCTTATTAGCTTGCTAGAAATGGAAGATGACCCAGCCAAATTTTTACTAGCTGGTCATCGAGGTGGGGGTAAAACTACTGAACTGCGACGATTGGAACAAAAATTAGCTGATAAGTACGCAGTCGTTTGGATTGATACACAAACCTCCCTAGACAGATATAACATAGGCCATGCGGAAGTTGTAGTTTTAATTGACTTACAAATTGCACGTCAAGTTATTCAATCTAATTGGTTTTTTAAAAAGGATAAATTATTACAAGCTCTCTTGGAGAGCTTAAAAAGCGTCGTTTATCAAGAAAAAGGAAATCAAACCGAAAGTTTGGGAATGCCAGAATTTATAGAAAAGGCAGGAATAATTCTCAAACGTGGTTTAACCACAGAAGTTACAAAAACTCTCAATGTCCGTCCTTTGCTGAGTGAAATTATCACGATAGTCAATAATATTATCGAAGCTGCGGAAAAAGAACAAGAGCAAAAATTATTAATTATTGTTGATGGATTAGATAGACACTATCAAATAACAGCTTTGGAAATGTTTTCCAGCTCTTTGTTGATAGAATTAAACTGTCATATTATCTATTCTATTCCTATTTCGCTGCGATATTCTCCCAGTTTTCGTCAGCCAATGGAAACCTTTCAAAAATGTTTGGATTTAAATAATCCTCCGGTTTTTGATTGTGATGATAACTTACGTCCAACTCATAATCCTAATTACAAAGGTCGGGAAATTCTAATTAATGTCATTAACAAACGTATTACCAGTTTAGGCGATAGCCACAAAGGTTTATTTAATCCTGATGCGCTGGAATTAATTTGCAAAAAAAGTGGCGGGGTGATGCGAGATTTAGTCCGATTAGCACGCACTACCTGTGAAATTGGGTTGCGGAATAAATTGACTCTTATAACTTTAGAAACAGCAGAAGAGGCAGTGCGAGAAGTGCGTAAGGAATATAACTTAAGTGATTACCACTACCCTGAACTTGATTTAATTCATCGGACTGGAAAATTAACAACTAAGGCACATAGCTTGCCAAGTAAGGGTGAATTTATTATTTGTGACGAACTTTTACAAAATAAATTAGTTTTAGGTTATTATAACTCAATGCAAGAGTCTTGGTTTGATATTAATCCTATTTTAATAGAAGATTTAGAACGTTGGCAAACTGCTAATAATCATATTTAA
- a CDS encoding NACHT domain-containing protein, with product MLFQDSYSLSEADKAELNKLVSVLEISSGTTIIFAIAPESSPQHPVVRQLQESLATSDEKFTFDKFFYSQNSFHNFLYSLDDHQQRNLETGRRLVMAFGIDQLPTPRLVKEMKQLNLGREELFGRNLILILWLNNTGFLDEFRHRAPDFWDWREKIVEFETRNPLLYPYLEWLIAENSYLKMSGVMQVNRQVDIFLDQIYVSLQAQWRQQVTDTSERSQRELGMLTVRQVQSSRLKDMGFGSDDWDEPCYYEPLPTELISASVSSTKTVTQKVDLADAVRDNLYSVILGAPGAGKTTLLRYLALHFAIAKRDNLETVIVDNDAVEDNQKKELGKTVLPIFFRIADYAEKLKQQPELTLLEYLRQFYRQWEAHFQAEGEIETEVAGLLLDAMRQGKCLMLLDGLDEVFDQESRKQIVERINKFVHEFPSNKFVITSRIAGYRDVQLSSRFAEFTIEDMDSIQVERFLYRWCRTVEKAQQPDASEEQWLKKGTEQAQDILLAIQGNPGVERLTANPLLLTILALIHRNGDQLPNRRVKLYELAVQTLTEDWQLSKKLPDAPRVVLKETEVVELLAPLAYWMHEEKPSGLVTQREVEEKLAEKLAEFNDTEPESDSVRQAVGEFLRKVRETTGLFVERIPGFYGFMHLTFEEYFAARYIADKEQSEILELIQKHLNEPRWNEPLLLALGYYGSHFSAQFKKLAEKLFINLDKYQPVLQHGEIKITASNDTTIIYLKEDESGNNLNKLEFKLRDLLFAGQVIAEIEINSIVIRKKPISKLVITYLGITNQVHR from the coding sequence ATGCTTTTCCAAGATAGCTACTCTCTCAGTGAAGCTGACAAAGCAGAATTAAATAAATTAGTCAGCGTATTAGAAATTTCTAGTGGTACGACAATTATCTTTGCTATTGCACCAGAGAGTAGTCCTCAGCATCCAGTTGTGAGACAGCTACAAGAATCTTTAGCAACCAGCGATGAAAAGTTTACATTTGATAAGTTTTTTTATAGTCAAAATTCCTTCCATAATTTTCTGTATAGCCTAGATGATCATCAGCAGCGCAATCTAGAAACCGGACGCAGGTTGGTAATGGCATTTGGAATTGACCAATTACCGACACCGCGCTTGGTGAAAGAAATGAAGCAGTTAAATTTAGGAAGAGAAGAGCTATTTGGTAGAAATTTAATCCTGATTTTGTGGCTAAATAATACAGGTTTTTTAGATGAGTTTCGTCATCGTGCGCCAGATTTTTGGGATTGGCGAGAAAAGATAGTGGAGTTTGAAACGCGAAATCCTTTACTTTATCCCTATTTAGAGTGGCTCATTGCGGAAAATTCTTATCTAAAAATGAGCGGCGTAATGCAGGTAAATCGCCAAGTTGATATTTTTCTCGACCAAATTTATGTTTCTCTACAAGCACAATGGCGACAACAAGTAACAGATACTTCTGAACGCAGTCAACGCGAACTTGGGATGCTGACTGTACGGCAAGTTCAGAGTAGTAGATTGAAAGACATGGGTTTTGGTAGTGATGATTGGGATGAACCTTGCTATTACGAACCGCTACCAACAGAACTAATATCAGCATCAGTTTCCAGCACTAAAACGGTTACACAAAAGGTAGATTTAGCTGATGCTGTGCGGGATAACTTATATAGTGTCATTTTAGGCGCTCCTGGTGCGGGGAAAACTACCCTGCTGCGTTATTTAGCACTACATTTTGCGATCGCAAAAAGAGATAATTTAGAAACAGTCATTGTTGATAATGATGCAGTTGAGGATAATCAGAAGAAAGAGTTAGGTAAAACTGTGTTACCTATTTTCTTTCGGATTGCTGATTACGCCGAAAAATTAAAACAACAACCTGAGTTAACTTTACTTGAATATCTGCGTCAGTTTTACCGCCAGTGGGAAGCTCATTTTCAAGCAGAGGGAGAAATAGAAACCGAGGTGGCGGGGTTGTTGTTGGATGCTATGCGTCAAGGAAAGTGCTTGATGCTACTCGATGGGTTAGATGAGGTATTTGACCAAGAAAGCCGCAAACAGATTGTAGAACGTATTAACAAGTTTGTTCATGAGTTTCCTAGCAACAAATTTGTGATTACCAGCCGTATTGCTGGCTACCGTGATGTGCAACTCAGCAGTCGGTTTGCAGAGTTTACTATTGAAGATATGGACAGCATACAGGTAGAGCGGTTCTTGTATCGCTGGTGTCGAACAGTTGAAAAAGCACAGCAGCCAGATGCTAGCGAGGAGCAATGGCTAAAAAAAGGTACGGAGCAAGCACAGGACATTTTACTAGCTATTCAAGGTAATCCTGGTGTAGAGCGATTGACAGCAAATCCCTTGTTGTTAACTATCTTGGCATTAATTCACCGCAATGGCGATCAGCTACCTAACCGACGGGTTAAGCTGTATGAGTTGGCGGTGCAAACTTTGACAGAAGATTGGCAACTAAGTAAGAAGTTACCTGATGCACCAAGGGTAGTATTAAAAGAAACTGAGGTAGTGGAACTTTTAGCACCCCTGGCGTACTGGATGCACGAGGAGAAGCCTTCCGGTTTGGTAACGCAAAGGGAAGTGGAGGAAAAATTAGCAGAAAAGCTGGCGGAATTCAACGATACCGAACCGGAATCAGACTCCGTGCGTCAAGCCGTAGGAGAGTTTTTGCGGAAGGTGCGGGAAACAACAGGTTTATTTGTGGAACGAATACCTGGTTTTTATGGCTTTATGCACCTGACGTTTGAAGAGTATTTTGCAGCGCGTTATATTGCGGATAAAGAACAGAGTGAAATTCTGGAACTAATTCAAAAACATTTGAACGAGCCACGTTGGAATGAGCCACTTTTACTAGCTTTGGGGTATTACGGGAGTCATTTTTCAGCGCAATTTAAGAAATTAGCCGAGAAATTGTTTATTAATTTAGACAAATATCAACCTGTGCTACAACATGGGGAAATAAAAATTACTGCATCTAATGATACAACTATTATTTATTTAAAGGAGGACGAATCAGGAAATAACTTAAATAAATTAGAATTTAAGCTTAGAGATTTGCTGTTTGCAGGACAGGTAATTGCTGAAATTGAAATTAATAGTATCGTTATTCGCAAAAAACCAATTTCTAAGTTAGTTATTACCTATCTTGGCATAACTAATCAGGTACATAGATAG